A window of the bacterium genome harbors these coding sequences:
- the rimO gene encoding 30S ribosomal protein S12 methylthiotransferase RimO, giving the protein MSRRAVHCRTLGCDKNLVDSEALLGRFAARGIPVAADPADADIWVLNTCGFIEAARLDSYAAIAEMCAAKGARTLVVTGCLTQEHGERIAREHPAIDLVNGVGNFDRLLDALELGQDRVPVARPEDVRYDGMADRPLLTPPHLAFMKVSEGCNFRCSFCRIPLIRGDQRSRPVAELADEARRLAARGVRELMLVSQNTSDYGRGAGEDLCDLAAALGEVDDLRWLRLHYLYPGLIGLDRFRRLLDLPKVLPYVDMPIQHASPAVLRRMNRPFDTEKLARFFEELRRERPDLVLRTTLLLGFPGEQEEDVELAADFLERIRFDHVGTYRYSPEAGTAGADFDDAPDPEEVADREARLTDLQVDIARERQLSRLGGEFDLVVDGVGDGAEWGDLLADLADGDRAEGDREPGAADPRSLAAGPVAVARSRHFAYDTDGVVLLDGRGLAAGDWLTARFAAVTPFDVLGVRAAPRGKEA; this is encoded by the coding sequence GCTGAACACCTGCGGCTTCATCGAGGCGGCCCGGCTCGACAGCTACGCGGCCATCGCCGAGATGTGCGCCGCCAAGGGCGCGCGCACCCTGGTGGTGACGGGCTGCCTGACCCAGGAGCACGGCGAGCGCATCGCGCGCGAACACCCGGCGATCGACCTGGTCAACGGCGTCGGCAACTTCGACCGCCTGCTCGACGCCCTCGAGCTCGGGCAGGACCGGGTCCCCGTCGCGAGGCCCGAGGACGTGCGTTACGACGGGATGGCCGACCGGCCCCTGCTGACGCCGCCGCACCTGGCCTTCATGAAGGTGTCCGAGGGGTGCAACTTCCGCTGCTCGTTCTGCCGCATCCCGCTGATCCGCGGCGACCAGCGCTCGCGGCCCGTGGCCGAGCTGGCCGACGAGGCCCGCCGCCTGGCGGCGCGCGGGGTGCGCGAGCTGATGCTGGTGTCCCAGAACACCAGCGACTACGGGCGCGGCGCCGGTGAGGACCTGTGCGATCTTGCGGCGGCGCTGGGGGAGGTCGACGACCTGCGCTGGCTGCGCCTGCACTACCTCTACCCTGGCCTGATCGGCCTGGACCGCTTCCGTCGCCTGCTCGACCTGCCCAAGGTCCTGCCCTACGTGGACATGCCCATCCAGCACGCTTCGCCGGCGGTGCTGCGCCGCATGAACCGGCCCTTCGACACCGAGAAGCTGGCGCGCTTCTTCGAGGAGCTGCGCCGCGAGCGCCCCGACCTGGTGCTGCGCACCACGCTGCTGCTGGGCTTCCCCGGCGAGCAGGAGGAGGACGTCGAACTCGCGGCCGATTTCCTCGAGCGCATCCGGTTTGACCACGTGGGCACCTACCGCTATTCTCCCGAGGCGGGGACCGCCGGCGCGGACTTCGACGACGCGCCCGACCCCGAGGAGGTCGCCGATCGCGAGGCCCGCCTCACGGACCTCCAGGTGGACATCGCCCGCGAGCGGCAGCTGTCCAGGCTGGGGGGCGAGTTCGACCTCGTCGTGGACGGCGTCGGCGACGGCGCCGAGTGGGGCGACCTGCTGGCCGATCTCGCCGACGGGGATCGGGCAGAAGGGGATCGGGAACCCGGGGCCGCCGATCCGCGTTCGCTGGCCGCGGGGCCGGTCGCCGTCGCCCGCAGCCGCCACTTCGCGTACGACACGGACGGGGTCGTGCTGCTCGACGGGCGCGGCCTCGCGGCCGGGGACTGGCTCACGGCCCGCTTCGCCGCCGTCACGCCCTTCGACGTCCTGGGCGTGCGCGCCGCGCCGCGGGGAAAGGAAGCCTGA